In Hemicordylus capensis ecotype Gifberg chromosome 4, rHemCap1.1.pri, whole genome shotgun sequence, the genomic window CAAAGCACTATTTATTGCCATCGGAAAGAGCCCTAAGGCTAGCATCAAGACAGTGTGAGATCAGACTCTCTTTGACTCCTGCTTTTCCCTATGACATTGTCCAGCCATAAAGTCTGCAGCTAGGATGAGCATCTTATTCCATATAGTACATTCTTTCCTCTGCCGTTTGCAGGGTGGGGGATTAGGCCAGTTTGCTTACATGGTCCTGACACTTTCTCAGTAATCTGAAATGCATATTAGAATATCTGAAGCTTAATAGCTATGTAAACTTCATTATCAGCTCTGGCTTTGTGGAGTTCAGTACACACCAAAAATGGAATATCTCATCAGGAAAGTGGCAGCTGGTGAAGTACTCAATGAATTGACTGATGAGGTTTGTTTCAAAGCAAGCCGCCTGCTGCAAAGGAACTTAAAATTAGAGTGAGTGTTGCTGTTTTAGGTAATGGAATATTATACTGTTTTCATTTAGACCAAACATCTATTTTTAATAtttcttaaaacaataaaaatcaagtgAGAGAGAGCGAGTGCGAGAATATGTGTATGCCAAGGTTAAGACTTAGCAGTAAATAAATAGTAACAAACCATCCATTGAGGAGAGGCACACTATGCTGATGTGTAATGAATTGCAATTATACAAATGCACTCAAAAAAGGGAAGAGTCTGTGCAGATAGTTGTATAAAAATGGCAAtcatgtagggtttttttttgttttgttttgttttgtttttttgaatgAACATGTTTCCAACAAAAGGAGAATGTGCACAAATACTGGCAGTggctaataagaacataagaacagccctgctggatcaggcccaaggcccatctagtccggcatcgtgtttcacacagtggcccaccagatgccactggaagccacagcaggagttgagggcgtgccctctctcctgccattactcccttgcaactggtactcagaggcatcctgcctttgaggctggaggtgacccacagccctccgactggtagccattgatggacctctcctccataactTGTAAATAGTTactataatacaatacaatacaatacaatactatactatactatactatactatactatactatactatactatactatactatactatactataaatATAATAGCATTTATATTATCACGCTTTCAGGGAATGTTGAGTTCTTCCTTTTATCTCTTTTCTCTTATATGCTGCATACATTGTAGTGTTTATAaagtaggtttttttaaaagctaacatGACTTGACTGCACAGCCATCCCTTTGCTGTTGAATAGCCAAATGCTTTACTAAAGGCCAGCCCAATAATGAGGCACAGTGAAGTGGCAACCTCAGATGGAAAGCTGGTGATGAATCAAGTTGGCCTTGATTAAAATGTGGCCACCCCTACCCACTGGTGGCAGCAATGGTAGTGCCTtcactgtcaccaccaccaccatgccgcCCTTCCTCCTACtgctgctctgcctgcctgcctacctgctttttcaaaaagcaaggaACAGTATGAGTGGGAGGAGGAAACAGAGGAGTGGTAGTGATGGCCAAGTAAGATGAGATGGGGGTGGAAGAATCAGAGCAGGGGTAGGTAAGATTTGTGTGTGGCATATTGTACACACCCAAGTTGCAGAGACTGGGctgggagtgattgtgtgtgtgctacAAGTGGATTGAGGAGaaaggtttggggtgggggatgaCAGCTCACCACGCCATCACAGGCATCAGAGGGGCTTGGGCCAGGTCTAAGGACATTGTTCACTTCTGTGCAATTTGGAAGCTTGCACATCACATTTTGAGTACATTGGGTTCTAATAACAGGAGCTCATTTGCTCTTGTATCATCATACCTGTAGATACAAAAATTGGTCCTGCCGTTTTGTTACCCGGTTGGTAATCATGCATCTTTCATAGTGCTGTTTCTAAACACAGAATTAAATAACCCAATAATTATTTTGGACATCTGCCCTAGTGACTTTCCGTTTGCCCCTTGTGCTATGCTGTAAGAACTGAACTGAGATTCAGCCTTCCCTGCTGTGTACAGAAAGACCTcaatgtttgtgttttgtttctctctctcccacagctACAAGAGTGTGGTGACACCCAGGCGTGCTGGGGTGGCTATTGCTTGCTGCTGGCTGGTCTCCCTCCTCGTAGGGCTGACCCCCATGTTTGGCTGGAACAATCTGAACAAAATGCGAAAGACTCAGGTGAACTCCAGCCAGTCGGCGTTCACCGTCAGTTGCCAGTTTGAGAATGTTATCAGCATGGAGTACATGGTATATTTCAACTTCTTTGTTTGGGTGCTGCCTCCATTGCTCCTCATGTTGATCATATACCTGGAGGTCTTCAAGATCATCCGCAAGCAGCTTAATAAAAAGGTTGCATCCAGCTCAACGGACCCTGAGAAATATTACGGGAGGGAGCTGAAAATTGCCAAGTCTCTTGCTCTGGTTCTTTTCCTGTTTGCTGTGAGCTGGTTGCCTCTGCACACTCGTAACTGTATCAGCTTTTTCTGTCCCTCCTGCGAGACCTCGAGCATCTTCACTTACATTGCTATATTTCTTACACATGGGAACTCGGCCATGAATCCCATTGTTTATGCCTTCAGGATTAAAAAATTCAGGACCACATTCCTGCAAATCTGGAACCAGTATTTTTGTTGCAAATTAGACAAGAACATGAACAACATTGATAACACTGACATTGCTATCTAGGAGTCCACCAAGGTTAGGCTGGCCCGGAGCCTTCAAGCCACATGGGATGATCTATTAACATCACCTTTGTTGTCGATATGGCCAAGTTGGCTTTATCTCCATCGTATACAGTGTCTGCTCCTGAACAGGGTAGGCAAGGCAAGGCACGGAGCCAGTCAAGGGCATTATTTATTGCTACTAGTACTATTTACTGTACCATTTGGTATtctagaaacttttttttttttttagggaacATATATCTACTCATTTAAAGGGGAATTATACCCACAGGAAGCTGTGACGTATCTTTCATTCCAATAAAGGGGAAACACATCTCTGGAGTTTTATTTCTAGGGTTTTGCTGTTCACTATGGAGTGCTCAAAGCTGTAGACTATTCAGATCACACAAGAAAATCAGACAGAAAGAGGAGTAAAGCAAGAAGAGAAATTCATGGTAAATGCTTGTAACACCAGGAGTTCAGCAACACTGGCAAAATGAAGAGGCTCACAAGATTTCCTAGGAACTAGATGGGGAACTTGTCTCCTAACTTCTGCAGCAACTCAGGGGCCAGTGACCAGGCCCAAAACTTAAGCTGCTAATTAAAAGCACTGGACTGGTGCCAGGATTTGTGCCCCACTGTTGTAAACCTTAACACCGTTCCCACCCCTCACACCCAATCATTTCTACAGTAGAATGAAGATTTATGCTATGCAATCCTAAAGATGTTTACTGAGAAATAAGTTCCATTGAGtgcaatgggatttactccctaaTAACAATgtctaggattgcaaccttaatcCTACCTTTCCTTCCCATGTGTACCACAACATTGTCGTGGTACCACAATTAAGTACATAAACAGGATTTGCACAAGGTCTGCCCAAGACATTTTACTGCCTGAAATGAACATTCAAATGGTACTCCCCTCCAATATACACTTAGTGCCAAAATGCAGGTTGCATTAATGGCATTATTGGTCCTGAtgggcttgttctttcttgcctAAAGAAGAGCTCTGGGGCCTAATCTGTAGTGTAGCAAGAGGGGGCTTTAACCCTTGGCCCCCACCTACTGCAATCCCAATTGAGATTCCTCCCTTTAGCTCCTGCTTGCTCTAGAAGGGAAGCTCTCATTGGTGCAAATGGAAATTTCCCTTCCAGAGCAAATAGAAGCCATGGGGGAAGGGGCTGTCTGTTTGAGGCCTATGGTGGGAGCAAAGCTACCTCAagctgtggtcccaatccagatcaatCCAATTAAGCAGGAAAAAACAAGCatatcaacaacaaaaaatatttatactgcttttcaacaaaaggttccacagcacataaagaaataataaatacataagatggctccctgtccccaaagagctcacaatctaaaaagaaacataagacagacaccagcaacagtcactggaggtactgggctgggggtggatatggccagttactctccccctgctaaatatcagctAATGTGTAGCTTGGCCATTAGAATAGTTAAGCAAATGAACTATAAATCATGAAGTCCCTCATTTTGAATCTTACTTCTGTCATTAATCTGCTAGGTAACCATAGGCAAGCCATTCAGCCTCATTCCCCCCatttgcaatatggggataataccttgctgggttgttgtaaggattctAACAAGATCATgcatgtaaagcactttgaacgGTCAAAAGTGCTAGACAAATGCTGTCATAAAAGTATCTCTCtatataatctatctatctatatttctcttagatgtacccatcactaatctcatgtgtggcagctcttgtgagagttcgcgagcagctgctggatagcaaCAGGGATGTGT contains:
- the ADORA1 gene encoding adenosine receptor A1 isoform X2 — translated: MPHHITGYQAIYITIEVLIALVSIPGNILVIWAVKVNQSLRDATFYFIVSLAVADVAVGALVIPLAIIINIGPQIHFYSCLMVACPVLILTESSILALLAIAVDRYLRVKIPMRYKSVVTPRRAGVAIACCWLVSLLVGLTPMFGWNNLNKMRKTQVNSSQSAFTVSCQFENVISMEYMVYFNFFVWVLPPLLLMLIIYLEVFKIIRKQLNKKVASSSTDPEKYYGRELKIAKSLALVLFLFAVSWLPLHTRNCISFFCPSCETSSIFTYIAIFLTHGNSAMNPIVYAFRIKKFRTTFLQIWNQYFCCKLDKNMNNIDNTDIAI
- the ADORA1 gene encoding adenosine receptor A1 isoform X1; the protein is MRGTSTYSLPTDESPSPSGNFSDRCTIMPHHITGYQAIYITIEVLIALVSIPGNILVIWAVKVNQSLRDATFYFIVSLAVADVAVGALVIPLAIIINIGPQIHFYSCLMVACPVLILTESSILALLAIAVDRYLRVKIPMRYKSVVTPRRAGVAIACCWLVSLLVGLTPMFGWNNLNKMRKTQVNSSQSAFTVSCQFENVISMEYMVYFNFFVWVLPPLLLMLIIYLEVFKIIRKQLNKKVASSSTDPEKYYGRELKIAKSLALVLFLFAVSWLPLHTRNCISFFCPSCETSSIFTYIAIFLTHGNSAMNPIVYAFRIKKFRTTFLQIWNQYFCCKLDKNMNNIDNTDIAI